In Neovison vison isolate M4711 chromosome 14, ASM_NN_V1, whole genome shotgun sequence, the following proteins share a genomic window:
- the RSL1D1 gene encoding ribosomal L1 domain-containing protein 1, giving the protein MEGSAATAPSSSTAASDSAPATPASVEQLDKGQIRKAVEALLTHSKSRKNANGLLLNENENFFLMVVLWKIPSKELRVRLSLPHSIRSDLTDICLLTKDEPNLTPEKTERFYKKLLNKHGIKTISQIIPLRTLKKEYKAYEAKLRLLGSFDFFLTDARIRRLLPSHLGRHFYHRKKVPVPVNLLSKNLSREINECIGGTVLNISKSGSCSTIRVGHTGMEVEHVVENIITVAKRLSQKLPEKWESVKLLYVKTERSASLPIFSSFVSCQDEAKGISTPSQKKKEAKKKQKQKEYREKQKEKKKNKRLMKQAGKTPSGPEKEDVDTKTTGTAAPAPAPAPAPQKEGSGAREKKEGRRGKAQSKVKEESEDEIPVLVPIGGTPAKGNAEVPKQAAGKKSPKKSPAPSTPRGKKRKAFPGLETPKAVEPKTPGSDPEKKPRIKEDAEKEKNSSRGKKDPRQMTKKPGAKFFTTASKSAKKAPRTPKQWPKKPKVPQST; this is encoded by the exons ATGGAGGGTTCCGCTGCCACCGCACCCTCATCCTCAACCGCAGCCTCGGACTCCGCTCCCGCGACCCCGGCCTCCGTGGAGCAGCTGGACAAAGGACAG ATTAGAAAGGCAGTAGAAGCTCTGTTGACACATTCCAAGTCCAGGAAAAACGCGAATGGATTGCTTttgaatgagaatgaaaatttctttttaatggtgGTATTGTGGAAGATTCCAAGTAAAGAACTGAGGGTCAGATT GTCCTTGCCTCACAGTATTCGATCAGATTTAACAGATATTTGTTTACTTACCAAGGATGAACCCAACTTAACTCCTGAAAAGACGGAACGGTTTTACAAGAAGCTTTTGAACAAGCATGGGATTAAAACCATTTCTCAG ATTATCCCACTCCGAACTTTAAAAAAGGAGTATAAAGCCTATGAAGCCAAGCTCCGCCTCCTGGGCagttttgacttcttccttaccgACGCGAGAATCCGGCGTCTCTTGCCGTCCCACCTGGGGAGACATTTCTACCACAGAAAGAA AGTTCCGGTACCTGTAAACCTTCTGTCCAAGAATTTATCCAGGGAGATCAATGAATGCATCGGTGGAACGGTCTTAAACATCTCTAAAAGTGGTTCCTGCAG TACTATCCGCGTTGGCCACACTGGAATGGAGGTTGAGCACGTTGTCGAGAACATCATCACTGTGGCGAAGAGGCTTTCGCAAAAGTTGCCAGAG AAGTGGGAGAGTGTGAAGCTCTTGTACGTGAAAACCGAGAGATCCGCTTCCCTGCCCATCTTTTCCTCGTTCGTCAGCTGTCAGGATGAAGCCAAGGGCATAAGCACCCCCAGTCAGAAGAAGAAG gaggcaaagaaaaaacaaaaacaaaaagagtatcgtgaaaaacagaaagagaagaagaaaaacaaaaggcttATGAAACAGGCTGGGAAGACTCCATCGGGCCCAGAGAAGGAGGACGTGGACACCAAAACTACTGGAACTGCAGCAccggcccctgcccctgcccccgccccccagaagGAGGGGTCTGGAGCCCGTGAGAAGAAAGAGGGCCGTCGAGGGAAAGCTCAGTCGAAGGTGAAGGAGGAATCTGAAGACGAGATCCCTGTGCTGGTCCCGATAGGGGGGACGCCAGCCAAAGGAAACGCAGAG GTGCCAAAACAAGCCGCAGGAAAGAAGTCTCCAAAAAAGAGTCCTGCTCCCAGCACACCCcgtgggaagaagagaaaggctTTTCCGGGTTTGGAGACCCCAAAGGCTGTGGAGCCCAAGACCCCAGGCAGTGACCCGGAGAAGAAGCCAAGAATCAAAGAAGacgcagagaaagaaaaaaactcttcGCGGGGGAAAAAAGACCCAAGACAGATGACCAAAAAGCCAGGGGCTAAGTTCTTTACCACTGCTAGTAAATCTGCAAAAAAAGCTCCCCGCACTCCCAAACAGTGGCCCAAAAAGCCCAAAGTACCCCAGTCGACCTAA